AGGTAATAATGGGGGGAGGTTCGACTATAGTTCTTCTTTCGGCAGCGATGGCATCGATCCCCGAATACTACTTTGAGGCTGCCACACTGGAAGGCGCAGGCTCATGGACGGTCTTCAGAAAGATCACGGTGCCTTTGTTGAAGCCAACTATCCTCTATGCTCTCGTTATGGGAACGATCGCGAACTTTCAGACCTTTTCGAATATCTACATTATGACAAGCGGTGGTCCAGAGTTCTCAACAACGACAATTGCCTATTTGATTTATGAAACTGCCTTCAAGAACTATAACCTTGGGCTTGCTTCTGCAATGTCAATGGTTATGTTCGCAATCCTGGTTGTACTTGGAATAATCCAGTTCAAGTGGCTGGGATCCAATGTGGAGTATTGAGGTGATCGGTTATGAAAGCAAAGACCAAGACTAATATAAAAAAGGCGATCTCTTTGGTGATTCTCGGAGTACTCGCTTCCCTCGCCTTCATTCCTCTATACTGGATGGTGGCCACTGCCTTTACTCAGCCATCTTTGACCATGAAGTTCCCTCCGGATATCATACCAAAGAATCCTACTCTCCAGAACTTCAAGGACCTTTTCGAAAGGAAGATAATATTCAGATGGACTCTGAACAGCTTCATAGTTGCGGGTACGGTCACACTTGCTCAGATCTTTGTTTGTGCCATGGCCGGTTACGCCCTTGCAAAGAAGAAATTCCCAGGAAGCAAAGTGATCTTCTCTATATACATTGCATCGATGATGATACCTACGCAGGTAACACTTGTGCCTCTATACATCCTGATCTCGAAAATGGGTATGGTAGACACATATCAGGCGCTGATCTTGCCTGCGATTGCTGCTCCTTTCGGAGTATTTCTGATGAGACAGTTTATGGTCTCTGTTCCAACCGAGATCATCGAGGCGGCGAGAATCGATGGTGCAAGCGAATTCAGGACATTCACGAAGATAATCGTGCCTATTTCAAAGCCTGCAATGGCGGTGCTGGGGATTTTCACTTTCATGGGGCAGTGGAACAGTTTTCTCTGGCCGCTGATTGTTACTAACACTTCGGAGATGAGAACTCTTCAGGCAGGACTCTCTCTCTTGCAGGAACAGGTTCCAATGCAGTATTCGTATCTAATGGCCAGTGCTACTTACTCGGCAATTCCTATGATCATTGTTTTCCTTGCCTTCCAGAGGTACTTCCTGCAAGGAATTACAGTGGGAGCAATCAAATAGGCAGCGGGAAGGGGTGTTTTCGAAGATGAAGAAGGCTTCTGAGCGGTACATGGTCTTTCCGGAGAACGTTTCAAAAGAGATGCAGCAATCGAACTTCTGGTGCGAGAAGATGACAGATCCAGATGAAGAGTGGCTGAGTGAGGATGAGATTCATGCTTTCAACGGATCGGTTATCTCACGCGCTGAAGCTTCTGGTCGCGCTGCATTTGCCTGTAAGCTCGAAAACTTTCCTTTGAGACTTGTGTTTGATGAAGTAAGAGCAATGATCAACGGTTCAATTCCCGAGCACTTCATGCAAACTCCTCTTTTGAGCAATGAAGGAGAGATTGTCCCTTCGGGAATTCGCGGAGACATCGTTGACAATGCTACCGCTATCCTTGATCAGGATATTGCCGAGAAGTTTGGCATCGTGACTCGGAGGACTCATCTGAGAGCGCTTCCCACAGATTTCATTTCCTGCGACGAGTATATCGACAATGACCGCCTCCAGTTGACTTCTGTAAGCCTTGGGACACCATTTGTGGTTCTAGCGCGCAGCAGGGACACTTCGTGGCTTTTCGTTCAAACCCCAGGTTACAGAGGCTGGCTGAAGGCAAATGATTCTGCCGTTACGGAAAGCAGGCTCTCTGTACAGAACTTCTACCGGTCGAGTAACTTCCTCCTTGCAACTGGCAGCAGAGTAGAGATCGAGCCTGACCCCTTTGAACTAAATTCTTCGGGTTTGTTTCTGCAAATGGGAGACAAACTCCCTCTTGAGGATCCCGAAGAAAGCGAGAATCTCCATGCGCAAGGACCATTTGGTTGTTTCACAGTCAAGATTCCTGCAAGAGAGAGGTTGGGCTCGCTGAGTTTTCGAAAAGGCCTTGTGAGAATGAGCGAAGATGTAAGAATCGGGAACTTGAAGCTCACCGGCAGGGAGATATTAAATCAAGCCTTCAAGATGCTCGGCGAGCGTTACGGCTGGGGAGGCCTCTACAACAGGAGGGACTGTTCGAGATTCGTTCAGGATATCTTCGCCTCTTTTGGTCTCGTACTTCCCAGAGATGCTTGGGCTCAGGAAATGCTGGGATCCAAGAACAAAATTCTCTTCGAGGGAAATTCAGAAGAAAGGAAGATTCAGTTGCGGTCCCTAAGACCCGGAAATCCACTGTATATGCCGGGCCATACGCTGATCTATCTCGGTCAGGACAACGGGAGATTCTTCGCTATTCATGATGGAGCTGGCTACAAAGATTCAAAGGGGAAGAAGATTTCAGTGCATGGAGTTTTCGTCGTGGATCTGTCCCTCCGTACAATGAACAGCGATAAGAGCTATCTGGAACTGCTTACTTCTGCACTTCAAATAGATAAGGGCTAGGGCTCTAGTAGATCAGTTTCAGGAGCATCTCAAATTTTTTCATCTGTTTTTTGCTAATCAGTGGCAAACTCATAGGAAAGATGTTTTCAATGTCGTGAACAACCACTGCGAGAGATCTAGCTGTGTAATATGGTTCTTCGGTGACTTCTCTAAACCCTTCTTGCGGCTGCATCCAGTATTCCCATGGATCGGGAAGTCTCACAAATGGACTGGACGTTTCAACTTCAAAAACATACCCCATCTGGGGAAGAAGATACCAGTCAATTACACCCTCAACTTGCATGCGAGCAAAAATATGCCTCGATTTAATAACTGCCCTGGATGTTTTGAGTTGTTCAGCTATCTCGGTGATCTTGGCAGGATCGAGATACTTTTCCTCCTCTTCTCTAACGAGACCGCTCCCAGATTTCACGGTCTCAATTAGAAAAATCTCAGATTCATCAACTCCGAGTCTTATTCTCCGCCTATCGGGATGCTCTAGATACCACTGAATAATCAACTGGTGTCTTTCTGCCTCTTCGATAATTTCTACTGGCAAATCTTTTCCAAAGAGGAACTTTCTCTCGATTTCAAGCACTGCCTTCACACTCCAGATACAGTGTATACGATTATTCATCGGTCATCAAGTTGCGTCTTCAACGTTACTATGTTAGTATGAACCGAATCGCGAAATAATGGAGGTTTATGATGGAAGAAAGAGAAGAACTTGAAATGCATGACTGCGACGAATGTACAGATCCTGACTGTGATCATGATCATGGAGAGGATGCTGAGTTTGACAGATTTACGGTCACAGATGAAGAAGGAGTAGAACATCATTTCGACGTAATTGCCGAGCTTGAGAGCGATGGAAAGCTTTACTGGGTCGTCGAGGAGTTCTATGAAGAAGGACAGGATGTCTCACTGGCCGGAGAAGAAGATGGGTACATTGTTTTTAGAGTTGAATACGATGACGATGAGAATCCCTACCTATATTCCGTTGAAGATGAGGAGTTCGAAGAGGTGAACAAATCCTGGGCTGAACTCGTGAAAGAGATATCGGACGAGGACGACGAAGAAGAATAGGGGACCGGAGGTCCCCTATTTGTTATAATCCTCTATGGAGGTGTTGACATGATTCTTGCTCTCGGCGTCTTTCTTCCAGAAGTAAGACCTGTGATGGACAGTATGCTTGTCCTCGAATCGGGCGAGATTCTTGGAAGGCACTACTGCAGAGGAGTAATAGGCAATAACGAAGTCGTGGCCTGCGGAGGGTTTGTGGGCAAAGTCGAGGTCTCAATGATCACACAAAGGATGATAGATCGATTCAGCCCAAGACTTGCGGTCCTTACTTCGGGTGCGGCTGGGATAGATGAGTCCGTGGAAATTGGTGACGTTGTAGTCGGCACTGAATTCGAGGAGTACGACACAGTCTTTCCTCTCAGCGAAGGTAAGATGGTTATGAAGGCATCGGACAGTCTTCTTATGAGGTTCCTCAGAGTATATTTCAAGGCAGGAAAGTTTGGAAAGATTCTATCCGGCGATGCAGTAGTTGCAAACTCATCTATAAGAGATGAAGTGCACTCCTCATATGGAGGACTTGCACTTGACATGGATTCGGCACCATTCGCAAAAGTCGCTTACGAGAACGGTTGCGGATTTATCGTCCTGAAGACTATTCTCGACAGAGCTGACGAACAGTCCAATAGAGACTTCGACAGGAACTTCGCGAATCTTTCGGGAAGGTCCGCGGATCTACTTGTAGAGATAATGAAGAATCACTATATTGATAGGGAGTGAGATCATTGGACTGCATCTTCTGCAAAATCGCCAACGGAGAAATCAAGAGCAGTTACATTGCAGAGAACGAAACTTTCGTGGCATTTGACGACATCAATCCTTCGGCTCCGGCCCATATTCTAATCGTTCCAAGAAGGCATATCGCGAAACTCGAAGAGCTGGCAGAATGTGATGGAGTAGCCGTCAAGAGTCTGTTCTCACTGGTGAATGAGATCGTCGAGTCAAAAGGAATAAAAAGCAGCGGATACAGGCTCATAGTCAATCAAGGCAGCGATTCCGGTCAGGAAGTCGAGCATCTCCACTTCCATATACTCGGAGGAAGAAAGCTGGGCAGACTTGGATGAGAGAAGACTTTCGGCACTATTATACGGACCAGACGGAAGCTCCGGAAAGAGTTAAACCCGCCACGTTCAGGCTGAAGAACGGTCATTCGTATTCCTTTAAGAGTCCGGATGGCGTCTTTGCCTTCGGAAAAGCCGATAGGGCCTCTCTTATACTGATTGAAAACTGCGTTTTGGACGGCCAAGAGAATCTTCTGGATTTGGGCTGTGGCTACGGGCCAATAGGAATAACCCTCAAACTTGAAAACCCCGACCTAAAGCTTTTCATGAGTGACACTAATACCAGGGCGGTGACTTTTTCGAAGATCAATGCGAGGGACTTCAATCTGCTAGCTGACATCCGCAAAGGCGACCTCTACGATCCATGGGAGGGTTTTCGATTCGATTCGATTCTCTCTAATCCACCCATGGCTGCGGGTAAAGCGGTTTGGGAAAAGCTGATTTGTGAAGCGCCGAAATTCTTAACTGAAAATGGAAGACTTCAGATAGTCGCCTATCATAATAAGGGCGGGTCGAGACTTGAAGGGATAATGAAAACGACTTTCGGAAATGTTATTACTACGACGAAATCAGGCGGTATAAGAGTCTATGTCTCGAGAAAGCTGTGATATTCTTCTGTCTCTTGAAGCTGTAACCGTGCATGCCGATGGAAGAAAGATCCTGGAAAGCTTTTCTTTCGATGTTTCAAAGGCAGAAAGCGTAGCGCTTCTTGGACGAAATGGTTCGGGGAAGACAACCCTTCTTAGAACGATTGCCGGCCTGAAAAGATTCAGTTCTGGGAAGATTACTTTAGATGGCGGAATCGGAATGGTCTTTCAGAATCCCGAGTCTGCACTTTTTGGCGCGACCGTGGAAGAGAATCTTGCCTTTCCGCTTCAATCTCTGCAACTGGACAGGAACAGAATTTTCGAAAGAATCCAGCAATCTGCCAGGAAATTCGGCTTAACGGAGATTTTGGATCGAGACATCCTTACGCTTTCGGGTGGGCAGCGTCAGCTCGTATCCATTGCTGCCGCCTTGATTTCGGAACCATCTATTCTGCTGCTTGATGAACCTCTTTCTATGATGGATAGGCAAGATAGAGAGAGTATACTGCAAACGGTTTCAGAAATTGTCGGTTCAGAGACTTCTTTACTATTCGCAACTAATAGGTTCTCTGAAGTCGTGGGCTTTGATCGCTTCGTGATAATCGGAAACAGGAGAAAGCTCTTCGACGGGGGTATTGAAGAACTCAAGAGGACTCCTTCGGTATTCTATGAAGCCGGGATGTCGGTTCCTTTTGAGATAGTCCAGTCATGCTGAAGGTTCGTAAAGCATCATTCGCCTATAGGGGACCGGGCAAGGACTCGAGGATTCCGGCTCTTGAGAAGATTTCGTTTGATTTGAAGCGGGGAGACTTCGTGATACTTACTGGAAGGACCGGTGCCGGTAAGACTACACTTCTCCAGCTTCTCTGCGGTCTCATCGAACCCGATGAAGGAACAATTGATTGCGAATCCCGCGACCTCTCTTCGATCTCCTCGATGATCTTCCAGTATCCCGAGGATTGTTTTTTCAACGCCACGGTGAAAGAGGAGATAGAGTTCGGTATCAGGAGATCGGGAAGAAATGCTTCCAGACGTCTGGAAGAAATAGTCGAATCGATAGGCTTTGATCTTGCCGAGTTCGGAACGAGGAGACCTCTATCTCTTTCCGGCGGCGAACAGAGACTTGTCGCAATCGCCTCGATAATCGCGCTCGATAGAGAGATCATCTTGTTGGATGAACCGACATCCGGCCTAGATGAAAAGGCGGTCGCAACCGTACGGCAGATTTTGAACGTAGAAAAGAGTGAAAACAAGACGGTCGTAGTGGCGACCCACTGGCCGGCAGAGGTTATGGACTTAGCGACACATGTTATGAATCTCAAAGATGGAAGAATTGACTTTTTTGTTACTGTTGCTGACTATGTTGACCTTAATCTTCATCGGGAGCGACTTGAAGAGAAGGAGCGGTATCTGCTAAACTACTACAAACTTTTCCGCCGCTTCCCTCAAAGCGAAGAAGAGTTGATTCTATTCATTAGGAGAGATAAGAGATGTTGAATATTTCTGTCATTGTCAATACCGTCGCTGTAATCATCGGATCATTGTTAGGACTCTTCGGTGGAAAACTTCTGAAGGAGCGCTATAGAAAGGTCTTCTTTCAAGTAATAGGACTCCTGACAATGGGTCTGGGAATTAGCATGTTTCTCGATACCAACAGCGTCCTCGTCGTGCTCGGTAGTCTTATTGTCGGAGGGGCTGTAGGAGAATTCTTTGATATTGAGGAGAAGATAGGGAGGCTTGTGGGCAAGAGAAGCGAAGATGCAAACTTCGTCAAGGGATTCATAACTGCTTCGGTTCTCTTCGTTGCAGGCCCGGTGACGGTTATCGGATCGCTACGTGCAGGTCTCTCGGGAGAGAATGAGCTTATTTACATCAAATCCCTTATGGACGGGATATCATCTGTAATGCTTGCCGCGACTCTCGGGAAGGGTGTGCTCCTCTCTGCAGCAGCAGTATACCTTGTACAGGGAGGGCTAGTATCTCTTGCAGGTGTTCTTTGCTTTCTACAGACCCCTCAATACATGGGAGATTTCTCCGGTGTTGGGGGACTAATGCTTCTCGGGCTGGGAATCAGACTGCTTGAAATAAAAGAAATCAAGGTCGGAAACTTTCTTCCGGCCCTGATTCTGTCACCGATATTTACTTGGGTCTCTATGCTCTTTACCTGAAGGCTTCCATCTCAGCAGAAATATCAATCTGCTTTCTCTCATTTGCCAGAACGATCTTCTTTTTGAGAACAGGATGGAGTTCGTGATACGTCTCCTTTTCGTTCAAGTACAAAACTCCCATAGGAATCTTCTCGCCCCATTCTAGGGCCTTCTTTAAGGCGTTTGGCTTATCGGTGGGATCGTAGTTGCCGTTCTCTTCACTCACGTCGTAAAGCCTTTCCTTGTAAAACTTGAGCGTATTCACTTTGTTGAAAGTCACACAGGGCTGCATTATATCGACCACGGAAAAACCTTTGTGATTGAGCGCAGCAGAAACGACCTTGAAGAAGTGTTCCTTGTCACCAGTGAAAGTTCTGCCTACGAAGGCGGCGTCCATCGTTATCGCCAGTGCGAGAGGATTCAACGGCTCGTTCATAACACCCTGCAGCTGAGAGCTTGTCTTCTGGCCTTTACCGGTAGTCGGAGATCCCTGCCCCTTTGTGAGGCCATAAATCTGGTTGTCATGAATCAGAACAGTAACGTCGAAATTCCTTCGAATTCCATGAATGAAATGATTTCCACCCTCACCGTACATGTCTCCGTCTCCAGACTCGGCAATAACTGTGAGTTCCGGATTCACTGCCTTTATTGCAAAGGCAACTGGAAGGCTTCTTCCATGCAGTCCGTTGAAGAAACTGATATCCAAATAGTGAGGCATCTTGGCGGCTTGCCCTATTCCGGTTACCATCACAAAATGAGACTTATCTACCCCCATCTCCTCGAGAGTGCTCGCAAGATTCATTCTGAGGGGGAAGTTCCCGCATCCGGGACACCATGCCGGGTCAACTTCTCTCAAAAAACTCATATAATCCCCTCCTCTTTGAGCGTCTTCTCTATCCAGTTTGCGCTGATCGGACGGCCGTCGTATCTACCTATGTGCTCAATAGGGAGACCGGTCTTCGACCTCAGTAAACTGGCAAACTGCCCCGTGAAGTTCCCTTCGACGGAAACAAGTCTCTTCCCTTCCAGTTCTTCCTTAATCTCGGGATCGATTGGAAAGACTTCGGTGTAGTGGACGTAACCAATATCCTTTCTGCCAACAGTAAACTCGTCGATAGCTCCCCAGCTGTCGCCCCAACTTATTAGAATCAAGGGGGCATCGAGATTGAACTTGGCGGGAGCGGCAAGTTCACCGAGCAGAGTATCAATCTTTCTCATTCTCTTCTCGACCATCTTCTTCCTTATATTGAGGTCCTCGGTTATGAATCCATATTCATCATGTTCATCGGAGTCTACCCTAACCAAAGCCTTACCTCCGGGGACTGCTCTTGGAGAGATGCCGTCATCGGTAATCTCAAATCTTCGGTATCCTTCGTCTCCTTCAACAATGAACCTCTCGAGCAACTCGTCTTTGTGTATAGGTGCTTCTACGGTTGCCGAGGAGTCTACGAGCGATTCGGTTAGTAGAATGATCGCAGGAATCTGATATTTGTCGGCAATGAAGAACGCCTTTTCAGTTAACTCGAAGGCGTCTTTGGGGGTTCTTGGTGCGACAACGTACTTCGGAAATTCTCCATGTCCGGCGTTTACGACAAAGAGGAGGTCTTCTTGAGCCGTCCTCGTCGGCAGACCAGTTGCCGGAGCTGGACGCTGAGCATCGACTATAACCAGAGGAGTCTCAGTCATCGCGGCAAGTGAGACACCTTCTTGCATGAGCGCAAAACCGCCTCCTGAAGTCGTGACAAGAGAACGAGCCCCCGCGAATGCGCCACCGATAACCATATTCACTGCAGCAATCTCATCTTCGGCTTGTTCAACAACAATTCCGTGCTTCTCAGCGTTTGCGGCAAGGAATGTCATGACTCCCGTTCCTGGTGTCATGGGATATGCAGCGAGGAATCTGCAGCCGGCAGCTATCGCTCCCAAACCTGTGCCTTCAGTTCCGTTCATCAGAAAGTAGTCGTGCTTCTGGACGTCAAAATCGGGTACCTCTATCGACAGAGGAAGATCGTAACCTTTCTTCAACGCTTCGAGATTTGGTTTGATTACCTCTTCCTTTCCGGAGAAGACCTCTTCGATGAGTCGAGAAGAAATCTCCTTTTTTACTTTGAATAGGCTGAGGATAGCACCCAGCGCAACAACATTCTGAGCTCTTGGTTCCCCGGCCTCTTTGGCGATCGATTTGAAGGGAAAGTCTTTCACATTGAGCCTGAAATCGACATCCTCCTGTGTTACACGATCTGAGTCGGAATCGAACACAAGAGTTGTCCCATCGTGGAAGTACTCGAGCTGTGAAAGCGTAGTATTCTTGCTAAGAGAAACTACTAGATCGAACTCCTGCCGCATCGAGTGAAGAGGAGACTCTGAGATCCGAATTCTGTAGACGTACTCTCCGCCCCTTATTCTTGAGTGGTAACTTTTGTCTGTGAAGATGCAGTAGCCATTTCTGAAGAGACTTAGTGCAAGCATATCGCCAATTGTATTCAACCCCTGCCCGGCTTCGCCGGAAAGGGCTATCACATAATCTTTCACAATAACACCCCCGTTGAGGTAAAGAAAAGCGGGAGTGATTCTCCCGCCTCATCTCAGTCGACTGGTTCGAAGTCGTCTTTGCTAGCTCCGCAAAGCGGACAAACCCAATCCTCTGGAACATCCTCAAAAGTGGTCCCGGGATCTACGCCGTTATCGGGGTCTCCAATTTCGGGATCGTAAATATAACCGCAGATAGTGCATCTGTACTTCATCGTGCCAACCTCCTTAATCAGAAATCAACTCTCTTACTGCTCTCCCAGAGACCATGTATATTGCAGTAAGAGGTGGCGATTAGAGAACCTGACTTCTCCAGTTTCACATTGAAAACTGCCTTAGGCTGTGTTGTTACAGGAGTGAACTCGACGTGACCCAGATGAATCAGAAACTGGCCATCATCATAGATTGCGTACAGATCGAACCATTTGATGTGATGCTCGATAGTGTTTGGGTGAGAAATCTCTTTGCCCACCGTGATCTCTACATTGAAGGCTTCACCCGGCTTAATAGCTTCAGGGATGTCAATAACCGGCACGTGTTTTTCGCTTTTCCAGTCGGCGCTTTTAACATACTCACCAATTTGCATTTTATCCCCTCCTCGCATGATAATCTATATAAGGAATCGATAGCAATCATTGCAGAACTGCTCTATACAACAACTATAGAAATCACAGCAATTATACCATATCACTAAGAACGGAAGTCTATTTTGAATGCTTACAAATTCCGTCGGAACAAGGAACCAAAGTATGAAAGTCTATCAGTGCATATTC
This genomic window from Mesotoga sp. Brook.08.105.5.1 contains:
- a CDS encoding carbohydrate ABC transporter permease, with translation MKAKTKTNIKKAISLVILGVLASLAFIPLYWMVATAFTQPSLTMKFPPDIIPKNPTLQNFKDLFERKIIFRWTLNSFIVAGTVTLAQIFVCAMAGYALAKKKFPGSKVIFSIYIASMMIPTQVTLVPLYILISKMGMVDTYQALILPAIAAPFGVFLMRQFMVSVPTEIIEAARIDGASEFRTFTKIIVPISKPAMAVLGIFTFMGQWNSFLWPLIVTNTSEMRTLQAGLSLLQEQVPMQYSYLMASATYSAIPMIIVFLAFQRYFLQGITVGAIK
- a CDS encoding SH3 domain-containing protein, yielding MKKASERYMVFPENVSKEMQQSNFWCEKMTDPDEEWLSEDEIHAFNGSVISRAEASGRAAFACKLENFPLRLVFDEVRAMINGSIPEHFMQTPLLSNEGEIVPSGIRGDIVDNATAILDQDIAEKFGIVTRRTHLRALPTDFISCDEYIDNDRLQLTSVSLGTPFVVLARSRDTSWLFVQTPGYRGWLKANDSAVTESRLSVQNFYRSSNFLLATGSRVEIEPDPFELNSSGLFLQMGDKLPLEDPEESENLHAQGPFGCFTVKIPARERLGSLSFRKGLVRMSEDVRIGNLKLTGREILNQAFKMLGERYGWGGLYNRRDCSRFVQDIFASFGLVLPRDAWAQEMLGSKNKILFEGNSEERKIQLRSLRPGNPLYMPGHTLIYLGQDNGRFFAIHDGAGYKDSKGKKISVHGVFVVDLSLRTMNSDKSYLELLTSALQIDKG
- a CDS encoding DUF1292 domain-containing protein, translated to MEEREELEMHDCDECTDPDCDHDHGEDAEFDRFTVTDEEGVEHHFDVIAELESDGKLYWVVEEFYEEGQDVSLAGEEDGYIVFRVEYDDDENPYLYSVEDEEFEEVNKSWAELVKEISDEDDEEE
- a CDS encoding 5'-methylthioadenosine/S-adenosylhomocysteine nucleosidase, which translates into the protein MILALGVFLPEVRPVMDSMLVLESGEILGRHYCRGVIGNNEVVACGGFVGKVEVSMITQRMIDRFSPRLAVLTSGAAGIDESVEIGDVVVGTEFEEYDTVFPLSEGKMVMKASDSLLMRFLRVYFKAGKFGKILSGDAVVANSSIRDEVHSSYGGLALDMDSAPFAKVAYENGCGFIVLKTILDRADEQSNRDFDRNFANLSGRSADLLVEIMKNHYIDRE
- a CDS encoding histidine triad nucleotide-binding protein, with amino-acid sequence MRSLDCIFCKIANGEIKSSYIAENETFVAFDDINPSAPAHILIVPRRHIAKLEELAECDGVAVKSLFSLVNEIVESKGIKSSGYRLIVNQGSDSGQEVEHLHFHILGGRKLGRLG
- a CDS encoding methyltransferase: MREDFRHYYTDQTEAPERVKPATFRLKNGHSYSFKSPDGVFAFGKADRASLILIENCVLDGQENLLDLGCGYGPIGITLKLENPDLKLFMSDTNTRAVTFSKINARDFNLLADIRKGDLYDPWEGFRFDSILSNPPMAAGKAVWEKLICEAPKFLTENGRLQIVAYHNKGGSRLEGIMKTTFGNVITTTKSGGIRVYVSRKL
- a CDS encoding ABC transporter ATP-binding protein, coding for MSRESCDILLSLEAVTVHADGRKILESFSFDVSKAESVALLGRNGSGKTTLLRTIAGLKRFSSGKITLDGGIGMVFQNPESALFGATVEENLAFPLQSLQLDRNRIFERIQQSARKFGLTEILDRDILTLSGGQRQLVSIAAALISEPSILLLDEPLSMMDRQDRESILQTVSEIVGSETSLLFATNRFSEVVGFDRFVIIGNRRKLFDGGIEELKRTPSVFYEAGMSVPFEIVQSC
- a CDS encoding ABC transporter ATP-binding protein, whose product is MLKVRKASFAYRGPGKDSRIPALEKISFDLKRGDFVILTGRTGAGKTTLLQLLCGLIEPDEGTIDCESRDLSSISSMIFQYPEDCFFNATVKEEIEFGIRRSGRNASRRLEEIVESIGFDLAEFGTRRPLSLSGGEQRLVAIASIIALDREIILLDEPTSGLDEKAVATVRQILNVEKSENKTVVVATHWPAEVMDLATHVMNLKDGRIDFFVTVADYVDLNLHRERLEEKERYLLNYYKLFRRFPQSEEELILFIRRDKRC
- a CDS encoding DUF554 domain-containing protein; the protein is MLNISVIVNTVAVIIGSLLGLFGGKLLKERYRKVFFQVIGLLTMGLGISMFLDTNSVLVVLGSLIVGGAVGEFFDIEEKIGRLVGKRSEDANFVKGFITASVLFVAGPVTVIGSLRAGLSGENELIYIKSLMDGISSVMLAATLGKGVLLSAAAVYLVQGGLVSLAGVLCFLQTPQYMGDFSGVGGLMLLGLGIRLLEIKEIKVGNFLPALILSPIFTWVSMLFT
- a CDS encoding thiamine pyrophosphate-dependent enzyme, whose amino-acid sequence is MSFLREVDPAWCPGCGNFPLRMNLASTLEEMGVDKSHFVMVTGIGQAAKMPHYLDISFFNGLHGRSLPVAFAIKAVNPELTVIAESGDGDMYGEGGNHFIHGIRRNFDVTVLIHDNQIYGLTKGQGSPTTGKGQKTSSQLQGVMNEPLNPLALAITMDAAFVGRTFTGDKEHFFKVVSAALNHKGFSVVDIMQPCVTFNKVNTLKFYKERLYDVSEENGNYDPTDKPNALKKALEWGEKIPMGVLYLNEKETYHELHPVLKKKIVLANERKQIDISAEMEAFR
- a CDS encoding 2-oxoacid:acceptor oxidoreductase subunit alpha, with translation MKDYVIALSGEAGQGLNTIGDMLALSLFRNGYCIFTDKSYHSRIRGGEYVYRIRISESPLHSMRQEFDLVVSLSKNTTLSQLEYFHDGTTLVFDSDSDRVTQEDVDFRLNVKDFPFKSIAKEAGEPRAQNVVALGAILSLFKVKKEISSRLIEEVFSGKEEVIKPNLEALKKGYDLPLSIEVPDFDVQKHDYFLMNGTEGTGLGAIAAGCRFLAAYPMTPGTGVMTFLAANAEKHGIVVEQAEDEIAAVNMVIGGAFAGARSLVTTSGGGFALMQEGVSLAAMTETPLVIVDAQRPAPATGLPTRTAQEDLLFVVNAGHGEFPKYVVAPRTPKDAFELTEKAFFIADKYQIPAIILLTESLVDSSATVEAPIHKDELLERFIVEGDEGYRRFEITDDGISPRAVPGGKALVRVDSDEHDEYGFITEDLNIRKKMVEKRMRKIDTLLGELAAPAKFNLDAPLILISWGDSWGAIDEFTVGRKDIGYVHYTEVFPIDPEIKEELEGKRLVSVEGNFTGQFASLLRSKTGLPIEHIGRYDGRPISANWIEKTLKEEGII
- the rd gene encoding rubredoxin → MKYRCTICGYIYDPEIGDPDNGVDPGTTFEDVPEDWVCPLCGASKDDFEPVD
- a CDS encoding class II SORL domain-containing protein translates to MQIGEYVKSADWKSEKHVPVIDIPEAIKPGEAFNVEITVGKEISHPNTIEHHIKWFDLYAIYDDGQFLIHLGHVEFTPVTTQPKAVFNVKLEKSGSLIATSYCNIHGLWESSKRVDF